From the genome of Caldivirga sp., one region includes:
- a CDS encoding DNA double-strand break repair nuclease NurA — MSLSDSGVGVECGELEVRLIDEAPAGPVSLFGLDSQSSMLRFENADVYVVTGALVGEENLLVPGGVKARWLGLRLRFKVDESSVSGLESDAGEYVLLKSSVLGRVFDGSYNEEAVRDEVRTEVEVKLTEAYRGMGVRDSLLLIDGPIFPTPRVLTMVGNPYADLYEDFIRRRVNAVDGVMAVGVVKRISQSTYYSRCKGFSVDDDTLIKNETVRQFGDRRFFTAMIGPLEITINEHTKYAWYVASRVGKEVNVIRVEAINEGLAEEGAMRLTVYMGMDGVPIPVSIADRLSRRLNVSLTRLLASLSPLRLTYEGLEELNRVMREGE; from the coding sequence GTGAGCCTTTCTGACTCTGGTGTTGGTGTTGAGTGTGGGGAGTTGGAGGTTAGGCTTATTGATGAGGCCCCTGCTGGGCCTGTGAGCCTCTTTGGCCTTGATTCCCAATCCTCCATGCTTAGGTTTGAGAATGCTGACGTATACGTGGTCACTGGTGCATTGGTTGGTGAGGAGAATTTGCTTGTTCCCGGTGGTGTTAAGGCTCGTTGGCTTGGGCTTAGGCTTAGGTTTAAGGTTGATGAGAGTTCAGTAAGTGGTTTAGAAAGTGATGCGGGGGAGTATGTTTTGCTTAAATCCAGTGTATTGGGTAGGGTTTTTGATGGTTCTTATAATGAGGAGGCTGTTAGGGATGAGGTTAGGACTGAGGTTGAGGTTAAGTTAACTGAAGCGTATAGGGGAATGGGGGTTAGGGATTCCTTACTACTTATTGATGGGCCAATATTCCCTACGCCTAGGGTATTAACAATGGTGGGTAATCCTTACGCCGACTTATATGAGGACTTCATTAGGCGTAGGGTGAATGCTGTTGATGGGGTTATGGCAGTTGGAGTTGTTAAGAGGATTAGTCAATCAACCTACTACTCCAGGTGTAAGGGCTTTAGTGTTGATGATGATACTTTAATTAAGAATGAGACTGTTAGGCAGTTTGGTGATAGGAGGTTCTTCACAGCAATGATTGGTCCCCTTGAAATAACCATTAATGAACACACCAAGTACGCCTGGTACGTAGCCTCCAGGGTTGGTAAGGAGGTTAACGTGATTAGGGTTGAGGCAATTAATGAGGGGTTAGCTGAGGAGGGGGCTATGCGTTTAACAGTCTACATGGGTATGGATGGTGTACCAATACCAGTAAGCATAGCTGATAGGTTATCCAGGAGGCTTAACGTAAGCTTAACTAGGCTACTTGCATCATTGTCACCATTGAGGTTAACCTACGAGGGCTTGGAGGAATTGAATAGGGTAATGAGGGAGGGTGAGTAG
- a CDS encoding putative CRISPR-associated protein encodes MVAYVAVMVGVSLLRNVINTGFISKKYEVIIKNALDGDLDSDRKLGVTGFNADLLNGLREFIKSNPKGCCAELGTLIALSGSIKDHIEVEFFYTDTKTTWLSALALSNCLSECGVAQGINVIGSTQVPLFGGNDLDEGLASLVNVVGRKLASRVSGGDDAYVAFTGGTKIEAVLVSMVAWLIGARPIYLMERGPLIVLPRLPVDLNNSVINVLCSAVKGSINTSDMQDLIRLGLININRNGYMVPKWINALLKVKGLC; translated from the coding sequence GTGGTTGCTTACGTTGCCGTAATGGTTGGTGTATCATTACTGAGGAATGTAATTAATACTGGTTTCATTAGTAAGAAGTATGAGGTAATAATTAAAAACGCCTTAGATGGCGATCTTGATTCCGATAGGAAACTTGGGGTTACTGGGTTTAACGCTGATTTACTTAATGGTTTAAGGGAGTTCATTAAAAGCAACCCTAAGGGGTGTTGCGCCGAATTAGGTACATTAATAGCCCTTAGCGGTAGTATTAAGGATCATATTGAAGTTGAGTTCTTCTACACCGACACTAAGACCACGTGGTTATCAGCCTTAGCATTATCCAATTGCCTAAGTGAATGCGGTGTTGCTCAAGGGATTAACGTGATTGGTAGTACCCAGGTTCCATTGTTTGGTGGTAATGATCTGGATGAGGGCTTGGCATCATTGGTTAATGTTGTCGGTAGGAAATTGGCCAGTAGGGTTTCTGGAGGTGATGATGCCTACGTAGCCTTCACCGGTGGCACTAAGATTGAGGCTGTCTTAGTATCAATGGTTGCTTGGTTAATTGGCGCTAGGCCTATTTACCTAATGGAGAGGGGGCCATTAATAGTGTTGCCTAGGCTTCCAGTGGACTTGAATAATAGTGTAATTAATGTTCTTTGTTCAGCCGTTAAGGGCAGCATTAATACTAGTGATATGCAGGACTTAATTAGGCTTGGGTTAATTAACATTAATAGGAATGGTTACATGGTACCTAAGTGGATTAATGCTTTACTTAAGGTTAAGGGCTTATGTTAA
- a CDS encoding sulfurtransferase TusA family protein has translation MTQGSKVTVDARGIACPGPITELIKAYRNAKNGDLIEVWATDPGFESDLKAWINRTGNQLVELRRDQDKIVAVVKVTAKR, from the coding sequence ATGACTCAGGGCAGTAAGGTGACTGTGGACGCGAGGGGTATTGCATGCCCAGGCCCAATAACCGAGCTAATTAAGGCGTATAGGAACGCTAAGAACGGTGACTTAATAGAGGTCTGGGCCACCGACCCCGGCTTTGAATCAGACTTGAAGGCTTGGATTAATAGGACTGGTAATCAGCTTGTGGAGCTTAGGAGGGACCAGGACAAGATAGTGGCCGTTGTTAAGGTTACGGCCAAGAGGTGA
- the tenA gene encoding thiaminase II, whose translation MTKLSEVLWLSIGDVYDAIIKHPFIRGLVDGSLSEDRFKYYIAQDHMYLGEYIKALSVIAAKAPKVEEAQVFLRHSIGAIEVERRLHEHYMRIWNLNPAEYVMSPTNKAYTSFLLTEAYSKPYYEAIAAVLPCYWIYEKVGVELSRYEISNENYRLWVSTYSGEEYRASVREVLGIVDSMSVTEGQLNDMIKAFRLASIYEYMFWDSAYRMEKWPINP comes from the coding sequence ATGACTAAGTTAAGTGAGGTCCTCTGGTTAAGTATTGGGGACGTTTACGATGCAATAATTAAGCACCCATTCATTAGGGGGCTGGTTGATGGTTCATTAAGTGAGGATAGGTTCAAGTACTACATTGCCCAGGACCACATGTACCTTGGGGAGTACATTAAGGCATTATCAGTAATAGCGGCTAAGGCACCGAAGGTTGAGGAGGCTCAAGTATTCCTGAGGCACTCAATAGGTGCGATTGAGGTTGAGAGGAGGCTTCATGAACACTACATGAGGATTTGGAACCTTAACCCAGCTGAGTACGTAATGTCACCAACGAATAAGGCCTACACAAGCTTCCTCCTAACGGAGGCTTACTCTAAACCATACTACGAGGCAATAGCGGCAGTACTACCATGCTACTGGATTTACGAGAAGGTTGGGGTTGAGTTATCAAGGTACGAGATAAGTAATGAGAATTACAGGCTATGGGTCTCAACGTACAGTGGGGAGGAGTATAGGGCATCCGTTAGGGAGGTGTTGGGGATAGTTGACTCCATGAGTGTAACTGAGGGTCAGTTAAACGACATGATTAAGGCATTCAGGTTAGCCTCAATATACGAGTACATGTTCTGGGACAGCGCATACAGGATGGAGAAGTGGCCAATAAACCCATAA
- a CDS encoding FAD-dependent oxidoreductase yields MSNGRRRVIIIGGGTGGLVLANRLPKDEFEVTVVDKQPYNYFLPWLLYIAFKGSRRSIRREIRDLIKPWVSFIQSGARLINLNDRYVELDNGRKLSYDYLVVATGATVDYSKIPGLSQLTELYGDYHSSEENAWRVWRTVNSINEGTLAFILAYERYRCPPSPLEGVLLAEELLRRRGVRDKVRVVYATSYPRPYPAEPMNEIVEPILKERGIETVTFFTLDHVDAEKGIAYSIEGEELKFNAAIVIPPHVGVSIKYSPDNVLDQDGFVLADNGTNRIKGFDDAFVIGDASALPVAKTGVTAHLQATVVAKILTGEDARNTGRTHCPFDMGYGLGTFVISDSKHGVVKYPPNRVNHFLKLTFAASYWSMLKYPELWDPLMEAYFDATSPERLIGVFR; encoded by the coding sequence GTGAGTAACGGTAGGAGGAGGGTTATAATTATCGGTGGGGGGACTGGTGGATTAGTATTGGCTAATAGGCTACCTAAGGATGAGTTTGAGGTAACGGTGGTTGATAAGCAACCGTACAATTACTTCCTACCCTGGCTACTCTACATTGCCTTCAAGGGATCTAGGAGAAGCATTAGGAGGGAGATTAGGGACCTCATTAAGCCCTGGGTAAGCTTCATTCAATCAGGAGCCAGGTTAATTAACCTTAATGATAGGTACGTTGAGTTAGATAACGGTAGGAAGCTAAGCTACGATTACCTAGTGGTGGCCACTGGGGCAACTGTGGATTACTCCAAGATACCTGGGTTAAGCCAGTTAACTGAACTCTACGGTGACTACCATAGTAGTGAGGAGAATGCGTGGAGGGTGTGGAGGACCGTGAACAGTATTAATGAGGGTACGTTAGCTTTCATACTCGCCTATGAACGCTACAGGTGCCCTCCAAGCCCACTGGAGGGTGTTCTTTTAGCCGAGGAGCTTCTTAGGAGGAGGGGTGTTAGGGATAAGGTTAGAGTAGTGTACGCAACCTCATACCCAAGGCCATACCCTGCTGAGCCAATGAACGAGATTGTGGAGCCCATTCTTAAGGAGAGGGGTATTGAGACGGTAACCTTCTTCACCCTAGACCACGTTGATGCTGAGAAGGGCATAGCCTACTCAATTGAGGGTGAGGAGCTTAAGTTCAATGCAGCAATAGTAATACCACCCCACGTTGGCGTAAGCATAAAGTATAGCCCAGATAACGTGCTTGACCAGGATGGCTTCGTGCTTGCCGACAATGGTACAAACAGGATTAAGGGGTTTGACGACGCCTTCGTAATAGGGGACGCGTCAGCACTACCGGTAGCTAAGACTGGTGTGACCGCCCACCTGCAGGCCACAGTTGTGGCTAAGATACTCACCGGTGAGGATGCGCGTAATACTGGTAGGACGCACTGCCCCTTCGACATGGGTTATGGGTTAGGAACCTTCGTGATAAGTGATAGTAAGCATGGTGTAGTGAAGTATCCGCCTAACAGGGTTAACCACTTCCTTAAATTAACCTTCGCCGCATCATACTGGAGTATGTTGAAGTACCCTGAATTATGGGATCCATTAATGGAAGCCTACTTTGATGCCACATCCCCTGAAAGGTTAATTGGGGTATTCAGGTGA
- a CDS encoding DsrE/DsrF/DrsH-like family protein codes for MIVFSGTDDRLIPVGVITQAAAALGYEVNIFVTGWALMKVLRKPTQPTWPKEFEQMVPALQQGMARIKAPSWVDMVKQGKQLGNVKVYACSMMAEAMGLKKEDFDPSIVDDVVGVTTFLEVAKGGQVLFI; via the coding sequence ATGATTGTCTTCTCGGGTACGGACGATAGGCTAATACCGGTTGGTGTAATAACCCAGGCAGCCGCAGCACTGGGTTATGAGGTTAACATATTCGTAACTGGCTGGGCCCTAATGAAGGTTCTCAGGAAGCCTACCCAGCCAACTTGGCCTAAGGAGTTTGAGCAAATGGTGCCTGCCCTACAGCAGGGTATGGCTAGGATTAAGGCGCCGAGTTGGGTTGATATGGTTAAGCAGGGTAAGCAGTTGGGTAATGTTAAGGTTTACGCATGCTCAATGATGGCTGAGGCCATGGGGCTTAAGAAGGAGGACTTCGACCCAAGTATTGTTGATGATGTGGTTGGGGTAACCACGTTCCTTGAGGTGGCTAAGGGTGGGCAAGTACTATTCATATAG
- a CDS encoding regulator → MSESIPLKPLGKEDIRKLESALLAMVLFSQETLEALKNPHERLTWVDSLYTAAAAFAREKAGMPTSQIADEVGVTEATIRKHLRGETKAGQLVLKAYERLSKEGFKVDLPPEIAATSTQELSRLREKVERVRKLLNEALSELSS, encoded by the coding sequence ATGTCTGAGTCGATACCTCTTAAACCCCTGGGTAAGGAGGACATTAGGAAACTTGAAAGCGCCCTACTGGCCATGGTGTTATTCTCCCAGGAGACCCTTGAGGCCCTAAAGAACCCCCATGAGAGATTAACATGGGTTGACAGCCTATACACAGCCGCAGCAGCCTTCGCCAGGGAGAAGGCTGGAATGCCCACATCCCAGATAGCTGATGAGGTTGGCGTCACCGAGGCCACCATTAGGAAGCACCTCAGGGGTGAGACTAAGGCGGGTCAATTAGTCCTGAAGGCCTACGAGAGGCTCTCCAAGGAGGGCTTTAAGGTGGATTTACCGCCTGAAATAGCCGCAACGTCAACGCAGGAGTTGAGTAGGTTAAGGGAGAAGGTGGAGAGGGTTAGGAAGCTTCTTAATGAGGCACTGAGTGAATTAAGCTCATGA
- a CDS encoding KaiC domain-containing protein: MPRVRSYVPGLDEVLYGGIPDRSVVLVSGGPGTGKSILGKQFLYNGLTRGEGAVFVTLEEHPVAVRRSFRHFNWDVSKFEREGRFAIIDAFTTGIGSASQREKYVVKDIDNVHELIDLLRQAIKDTGARRITIDSVSTLYLTKPSIARSTVMLLKRVIAGLGTTAFFISQVSVGERGFGGPGVEHAVDGIIRLDLDEVDGKLYRSLIVWKMRDTKISMVRHPMDITDEGIVVYWDKYLKLTATSAEVQPLGKEDVEEMRRAVEEAEKASREVKPTRGTEEEEED; the protein is encoded by the coding sequence ATACCTAGGGTTAGGTCCTATGTACCTGGCCTTGATGAAGTACTCTACGGTGGCATTCCAGATAGGAGTGTGGTTCTTGTTTCAGGTGGCCCTGGTACAGGTAAGTCAATTCTAGGTAAGCAATTCCTGTACAATGGACTCACAAGGGGTGAGGGGGCGGTTTTCGTTACCCTTGAGGAGCATCCTGTGGCTGTTAGGAGGAGTTTCAGGCACTTTAACTGGGATGTCTCAAAGTTCGAGAGGGAGGGTAGGTTCGCGATTATTGATGCGTTCACTACGGGTATTGGTTCAGCATCCCAGAGGGAGAAGTACGTGGTTAAGGATATTGATAATGTCCACGAGTTAATTGACCTACTTAGGCAGGCAATAAAGGATACGGGGGCTAGGAGGATAACCATTGACTCAGTGAGCACCCTATACTTGACTAAACCCTCGATAGCTAGGTCAACGGTCATGCTGCTTAAGAGGGTTATAGCAGGCCTAGGCACAACAGCATTCTTCATTAGCCAAGTATCGGTTGGTGAGAGGGGCTTCGGCGGCCCTGGTGTTGAGCATGCTGTGGATGGTATAATTAGGCTTGACCTAGATGAGGTTGATGGTAAACTCTACAGGTCACTAATAGTGTGGAAAATGAGGGACACTAAGATATCGATGGTTAGGCACCCAATGGACATAACTGATGAGGGCATTGTGGTGTATTGGGATAAGTACCTTAAGTTAACAGCCACCTCAGCTGAGGTTCAACCATTAGGTAAGGAGGATGTTGAGGAGATGAGGAGGGCTGTGGAGGAGGCTGAGAAGGCCAGTAGGGAGGTTAAGCCAACCCGCGGGACTGAGGAGGAAGAGGAGGATTAA
- the lysA gene encoding diaminopimelate decarboxylase has translation MDPCVANRGVSLIDLANRYGTPLIVYDLNLIEENYRSIKDSTGARVLYSIKANPNLAILAFLRKLGSGADAASPGEVFLALKAGFKPSEVLYTGAYLSSDDIKYGIDSGVIFNFDSRRAFERAVALGYKPRLVFFRVDLGYGRGFTPGVTLAGEESKFGMFLNDAVEAYGLAKSLGVEEFGVHAMMGSNVLDPDYFLKIAELLREHAKVIEEKVGIKIHYFDMGGGFGIPYKPSEKPLDLSRLSKLKNLFPGELWVEPGRFIVGNAGYLITRVTEVKRKGSRTYVGVDVGMNVLIRPMLYGAYHHIVACNEGEGTEVVDVVGPICENTDKLAINRELPRVKEGDLLVILNAGAYVYSMSSNYNGRLRPAEVVIYNNEHAISRFRETLDSLTRLQVIPGFI, from the coding sequence ATGGATCCCTGCGTAGCAAATAGGGGTGTAAGCCTCATTGACCTGGCTAATAGGTATGGCACCCCATTAATAGTGTATGATCTTAACTTAATTGAGGAGAATTACAGGTCCATTAAGGATTCCACAGGAGCCAGGGTCCTCTACTCCATTAAGGCCAACCCAAACCTAGCAATACTAGCATTCCTAAGGAAGCTTGGCTCAGGGGCTGATGCAGCCTCACCAGGTGAAGTATTCCTAGCGCTTAAGGCCGGCTTCAAGCCAAGTGAAGTACTGTACACTGGAGCATACTTGTCAAGCGACGATATTAAGTACGGCATTGACTCTGGGGTGATCTTCAACTTTGATTCAAGGAGAGCCTTTGAGAGGGCGGTGGCTTTAGGTTATAAGCCTAGGTTAGTCTTCTTCAGGGTTGACTTAGGCTATGGGAGGGGGTTCACGCCAGGTGTTACGTTGGCTGGTGAGGAGAGCAAGTTCGGCATGTTCCTTAATGATGCTGTTGAGGCATATGGGCTAGCTAAGTCGCTTGGTGTTGAGGAATTCGGCGTACACGCAATGATGGGTAGTAATGTGCTTGACCCTGACTACTTCCTGAAGATAGCTGAATTACTTAGGGAACACGCTAAGGTAATAGAGGAGAAGGTTGGTATTAAGATTCACTACTTCGACATGGGCGGTGGCTTTGGGATACCCTATAAGCCCAGTGAGAAGCCGCTTGACCTCAGTAGGTTAAGTAAGCTTAAGAACCTCTTCCCCGGTGAACTATGGGTTGAGCCAGGTAGGTTCATTGTCGGTAATGCTGGTTACTTAATAACTAGGGTCACTGAGGTTAAGAGGAAGGGGAGTAGGACATACGTTGGTGTTGATGTTGGCATGAATGTTTTAATTAGGCCAATGCTCTATGGCGCATACCACCACATAGTTGCATGTAATGAAGGTGAGGGTACTGAGGTTGTTGATGTTGTTGGGCCAATATGTGAAAACACTGATAAATTGGCTATTAATAGGGAGTTGCCGAGGGTTAAGGAAGGTGACTTACTGGTAATACTTAATGCTGGGGCATACGTATATTCAATGAGCAGTAATTATAATGGTAGGTTAAGGCCAGCGGAGGTCGTGATCTATAATAATGAACACGCCATAAGTAGGTTCAGGGAGACCTTGGATTCATTAACCAGGCTTCAAGTAATCCCAGGCTTCATTTAA
- the folE gene encoding GTP cyclohydrolase I — MGIDKSLIKQAVRQILVAIGEDPEREGLRRTPDRVANMLEELTNGREDNVQYTLFEGSSNMVIVAGVRFSTLCEHHLLPMLGVAHVAYIPNDKVIGVSKIPRIVVKYSRMLQLQERLTRQIMNEVSSATGSTDVMVLTEAYHTCMMIRGVRSASPLVSIAYKGKFSDSSLRLEFLEYIKPFRLNKFLI; from the coding sequence ATGGGTATTGATAAGTCTCTAATTAAGCAGGCTGTTAGGCAGATACTGGTAGCCATAGGTGAGGACCCTGAGAGGGAGGGGTTGAGGAGGACGCCTGATAGGGTTGCTAACATGCTTGAGGAGTTGACTAATGGCCGTGAGGATAACGTTCAGTACACGCTCTTCGAAGGCTCCAGTAACATGGTTATTGTGGCTGGTGTAAGGTTCTCAACACTCTGTGAGCATCACCTACTTCCAATGCTTGGGGTTGCCCACGTAGCCTACATACCTAATGATAAGGTTATTGGGGTGAGTAAGATACCTAGGATTGTGGTTAAGTACTCTAGGATGCTTCAACTACAGGAGAGGTTAACTAGGCAGATAATGAATGAGGTTTCATCAGCGACAGGCTCAACAGACGTCATGGTGCTCACTGAGGCTTACCACACCTGCATGATGATTAGGGGTGTTAGGAGCGCATCCCCCCTGGTTTCAATAGCCTATAAGGGTAAGTTCAGTGATTCATCGTTAAGGTTAGAGTTCCTGGAGTACATTAAACCATTCAGGCTTAATAAGTTCCTCATATGA
- a CDS encoding ATP-binding protein yields MTLTPSPQGEEFFDLDEVINEVEKLVEGKFWPLLIGPKRTGKTSILRIVARELNGIYVDASGIRSVRDLGYSLVDKAEVKLQVDLKFIKVEINKKPTRGVQALLDRLRDSIILIDEVQSLISPWFLRLLANAYNNSQVRFAFTGSMIGLAKSLTRQGKGDELGRSFKGRPVIRVEVSSFNEDKDKEFLLTGFRNCGVVAKEEEVEDAVRAFRGFKGG; encoded by the coding sequence TTGACCCTTACCCCAAGTCCTCAAGGGGAGGAATTCTTCGACCTAGATGAGGTGATTAATGAGGTTGAGAAGCTGGTGGAAGGCAAGTTCTGGCCTCTGCTCATAGGCCCTAAGAGGACTGGTAAGACATCCATACTGAGGATAGTGGCCAGGGAGCTTAATGGAATTTACGTAGACGCCTCAGGAATTAGGTCAGTTAGGGACCTGGGTTATTCCTTAGTTGATAAGGCTGAGGTGAAGCTTCAGGTAGACCTCAAGTTCATTAAAGTGGAGATAAATAAGAAACCAACTAGGGGTGTTCAGGCATTGCTTGATAGGCTTAGGGACTCAATAATACTCATTGATGAGGTCCAAAGCCTAATCTCACCCTGGTTCCTTAGGCTCCTGGCCAACGCCTACAATAACTCGCAGGTGAGGTTCGCATTTACAGGTTCAATGATAGGCTTAGCTAAGTCATTAACAAGGCAGGGTAAGGGTGATGAATTGGGGAGGTCTTTTAAGGGAAGGCCAGTAATCAGAGTTGAGGTTTCATCCTTCAATGAGGATAAGGATAAGGAATTCCTCCTCACCGGGTTCAGGAACTGCGGTGTGGTAGCTAAGGAAGAGGAGGTTGAGGATGCTGTGAGGGCCTTTAGGGGATTCAAGGGTGGTTAA
- a CDS encoding ATP-binding protein, translating to MENIDCKTYVGLITRLMASAVSLEGSEVYMITECDMDFPVGEYLVVESSGEVNYLARITESKVEDIYSIARTPILSLQQELAMGVRYIPRFIKLELVAECIKDDCKPPSTPPRIHSMVRIPREGEVATMLSLPSGGVELGSLALPNGHEVKGNYVKLPLEALNHHVLVVGTTGSGKTTLLKNIALSLLTNYGDVTVMALDTVGHYNHLVFNNVPVKVLIPMMRNWVKRNLRGGDARALAKSMALKMTRQYLNDVFKAFGLKLGKLRIRIKGRVLKSGGTVIINEVNVTLEDKKVNVTLIPWALSTRSILYRVHEVTGMLTDQARMFYGRIIREVMRRLRGELTFNRIFQYLTSPSDVQMSGRLLLNYEVVARDLGIHTSTLENILRTILAVDESGIVDVAYSKGGVEFKVHEPSYGKILEPGYVVLHLVGLPPVAQRIFVYRVLDKVYGFMGPEHLRNRGRLAVILVDEAHLFFPQARSEDERSMLERHLTRLTRLGRGRGISVVFATHIPDDLNDAVLQLTNTKIVLRSDERVLERLNVPQSERRFLTVADAGVAYVKSFTYKYPLYIKVNPMAYHVG from the coding sequence ATGGAGAACATCGACTGTAAGACGTACGTGGGACTCATAACTAGATTAATGGCTAGCGCAGTTTCCCTAGAGGGCTCGGAGGTCTACATGATTACCGAGTGCGATATGGATTTCCCAGTGGGTGAGTACCTTGTCGTTGAGTCAAGTGGTGAAGTTAATTACTTAGCCAGGATAACTGAGTCTAAGGTTGAGGACATTTACTCAATAGCAAGAACACCCATACTCTCCCTCCAGCAGGAGTTGGCAATGGGGGTAAGGTACATTCCCAGGTTCATTAAGCTTGAGTTAGTGGCGGAGTGCATTAAGGATGATTGTAAACCACCCAGTACACCACCCAGGATCCACTCAATGGTTAGGATACCGAGGGAGGGTGAAGTAGCCACCATGCTTTCATTACCCAGTGGTGGCGTAGAATTAGGTAGCTTAGCCTTACCAAATGGCCATGAGGTTAAGGGTAATTACGTTAAGTTACCTCTAGAGGCCTTGAACCACCACGTGCTGGTTGTTGGAACCACAGGCAGTGGTAAAACTACGTTACTGAAGAACATTGCCCTAAGTCTCCTCACTAATTACGGTGACGTAACTGTTATGGCTTTGGACACTGTTGGCCATTATAATCACCTAGTCTTCAATAATGTACCAGTGAAGGTCCTCATACCCATGATGAGGAATTGGGTTAAGAGAAACCTTAGGGGAGGGGATGCTAGAGCCTTAGCTAAGTCAATGGCGCTTAAGATGACTAGGCAGTACCTTAATGATGTCTTTAAGGCCTTTGGATTAAAGCTAGGTAAATTAAGAATTAGGATTAAGGGCCGTGTATTAAAGAGTGGGGGAACAGTGATTATTAATGAGGTTAACGTAACCCTTGAGGATAAGAAGGTTAACGTAACACTCATTCCCTGGGCTTTAAGCACCAGGAGTATACTTTATAGGGTTCATGAGGTTACGGGAATGTTAACTGATCAAGCTAGAATGTTCTACGGTAGAATCATTAGGGAGGTCATGAGGAGGTTAAGGGGTGAATTAACCTTCAATAGGATTTTCCAGTACTTAACAAGCCCAAGTGATGTTCAAATGAGCGGTAGGCTGTTACTTAACTATGAGGTTGTTGCAAGGGATTTAGGAATACACACGAGTACGCTTGAGAACATATTGAGGACCATACTTGCCGTTGATGAATCCGGTATAGTTGATGTAGCCTATAGTAAAGGTGGGGTTGAGTTTAAGGTTCATGAACCAAGCTACGGTAAAATACTTGAACCAGGCTACGTGGTGCTTCACCTAGTTGGCTTACCCCCAGTGGCCCAAAGGATATTCGTTTACAGGGTGTTGGATAAGGTTTACGGCTTCATGGGTCCTGAACACCTTAGGAATAGGGGTAGGTTAGCCGTCATACTGGTTGATGAGGCTCACTTATTCTTCCCCCAGGCCAGGAGTGAGGATGAGAGGTCAATGCTTGAGAGACATTTAACCAGGTTAACTAGGCTGGGTAGAGGTAGGGGTATTTCAGTAGTTTTCGCAACCCATATTCCCGATGACCTTAATGACGCCGTATTGCAGTTAACTAACACGAAAATAGTGCTTAGGAGCGATGAGAGAGTCCTTGAGAGGCTTAATGTGCCTCAATCAGAGAGGAGATTCCTCACCGTTGCTGATGCTGGTGTAGCCTACGTTAAGTCATTCACCTACAAGTACCCACTTTACATTAAGGTAAACCCAATGGCCTACCACGTGGGTTAA
- a CDS encoding radical SAM protein encodes MISLTQWGLVFHYVFGPVPSRRLGRSMGVNVVPLKYCNFNCIYCQLGRTRYLINDLRMFSPPEDIIKEMETAVKSRDYDYLTFIGDGEPTLYAGLGELIKWARENQDKPLAILTNGAKLTDERVRYWLSNLDVVKVSTDAGNERVFRLINRPHREVTFERFIEGIEKFREVFHGQIWSEVMLVRGVNDNEDEARRIGEALRRYKPDRVYVMIPTRPPAESWVKPPESGALITFAKNLSRYVNSDKVFIIDYMESGEFHIDKSDPLNSILSILRVQPMTVEQVMNVLERNKLDPLILDSVRSLTKEVTFNGIKYLVYSSEHD; translated from the coding sequence ATGATTAGTTTAACTCAGTGGGGACTAGTGTTTCACTACGTCTTTGGCCCTGTACCATCACGTAGATTAGGGAGGTCAATGGGTGTTAATGTTGTTCCACTTAAGTACTGCAACTTTAACTGCATATATTGCCAACTTGGGAGGACTAGGTACCTCATTAATGATCTAAGAATGTTTAGCCCACCTGAGGATATAATTAAGGAAATGGAGACTGCCGTTAAGTCTAGGGATTACGATTACTTAACGTTCATTGGTGATGGAGAACCAACACTTTACGCAGGCTTAGGGGAATTAATAAAGTGGGCTAGGGAAAACCAGGATAAGCCATTGGCAATACTCACTAATGGGGCTAAGTTGACTGATGAAAGAGTTAGGTATTGGTTAAGTAACCTAGATGTAGTGAAGGTAAGCACTGATGCAGGTAATGAGAGAGTGTTTAGGCTTATTAATAGGCCACATAGGGAAGTAACCTTCGAAAGGTTCATTGAAGGCATTGAGAAGTTTCGTGAAGTTTTCCACGGGCAAATATGGAGCGAAGTCATGCTAGTACGGGGTGTGAATGATAATGAGGATGAGGCTAGGCGTATTGGGGAGGCATTACGTAGGTATAAGCCAGATAGGGTGTACGTGATGATACCAACAAGACCCCCAGCTGAGTCATGGGTTAAGCCACCTGAATCAGGCGCATTAATCACGTTTGCGAAAAACCTATCAAGGTATGTGAATAGTGATAAGGTATTCATCATAGATTACATGGAGAGCGGGGAATTCCACATAGATAAGAGTGACCCATTAAACAGTATACTAAGCATTCTTAGAGTTCAACCAATGACAGTGGAGCAGGTGATGAATGTTCTTGAGAGAAATAAACTAGACCCATTAATCCTAGATTCTGTGAGGAGCTTAACTAAGGAAGTGACCTTCAATGGCATTAAATACTTAGTATACTCCAGTGAGCATGATTAA